In Pseudomonas rhizosphaerae, one DNA window encodes the following:
- a CDS encoding GMC family oxidoreductase: MIDYLILGGGSAGCVLAARLSEDPNKRVCLVEAGRDIAPGKMPATIASRYPGRAYLDERNIWQRLTARMAAQGSRRYEQARLLGGGSAINALMTNRGAPDDYDEWGRLGAEGWSWASCLPYFRKLETDCDFTGPLHGDAGPVRIRRTAPAFLSPFVKGVMGVLASRGLPTRPDQNGEWQDGVYVGAIGVSEQGERIPVSVCYLTDEVRARPNLTLRTECVVDRVLFRGTQAVGARLLDRAGAVEEVQAQEVIVCAGAIHSPALLIRSGVGPLDQLLDLGVPLVADRPGVGGNLMEHPSIAVSALLTTQGRTPHVDEHHEQAIVRFSSGLPGTVPGDMHGAILSRSGWHSVGYRLGTMFFWVNKSYSRGRVQVTSLDPLQEPDVRFSMLSEARDLQRLKQAVRMGAETLSAPGLDPLRTVVFPSSYSPRVAKVAMPGRFNALQRGVLSLLLDIAGPLRGWVVRGLVTQGVTLDKLLADDRALSEFVRTNVGGTWHPSGTCRMGRLDDPQAVTLGDGRVIGVTGLRVCDASLIPAIPCANTNVPTIMMAERIADLIKAG, from the coding sequence GTGATCGACTATCTGATTCTGGGCGGCGGCAGCGCGGGCTGCGTGCTGGCCGCGCGGCTGTCCGAAGACCCGAACAAGCGCGTGTGCCTGGTGGAGGCTGGGCGCGACATTGCGCCGGGCAAGATGCCAGCGACCATCGCCAGCCGTTATCCGGGCCGAGCTTATCTGGATGAGCGCAACATCTGGCAGCGCCTGACTGCACGCATGGCCGCCCAAGGCAGCCGTCGCTACGAGCAGGCGCGCCTGCTCGGGGGTGGCTCGGCGATCAACGCGCTGATGACCAACCGCGGTGCGCCGGACGACTACGATGAGTGGGGACGGCTGGGCGCCGAGGGCTGGAGCTGGGCCAGCTGCCTGCCGTACTTTCGCAAGCTGGAAACCGACTGTGATTTCACCGGACCCTTGCACGGTGATGCCGGGCCGGTGCGCATCCGGCGTACGGCACCGGCGTTCCTGTCGCCCTTCGTCAAGGGGGTCATGGGGGTGTTGGCTTCTCGCGGCTTGCCCACCCGCCCAGACCAGAACGGAGAATGGCAGGACGGCGTCTACGTCGGCGCCATCGGGGTAAGCGAGCAGGGCGAGCGGATTCCGGTGTCGGTGTGCTACCTCACCGACGAGGTTCGTGCGCGGCCCAACCTGACGCTGCGTACCGAGTGTGTAGTGGACCGTGTGTTGTTCCGCGGTACCCAGGCGGTCGGTGCTCGGCTGCTGGACCGGGCTGGCGCGGTGGAGGAAGTGCAGGCGCAGGAAGTGATCGTCTGCGCCGGAGCGATCCACAGTCCGGCGCTGTTGATCCGCAGCGGGGTAGGGCCGCTGGACCAACTGCTGGACTTGGGCGTGCCGCTGGTGGCCGACCGGCCAGGCGTAGGCGGCAACCTGATGGAGCACCCGTCGATCGCCGTGTCGGCGCTGTTGACGACACAAGGGCGCACGCCGCACGTCGACGAGCATCACGAACAGGCGATCGTACGCTTCTCATCCGGGTTGCCGGGCACCGTGCCGGGTGACATGCACGGGGCGATCCTGTCGCGCTCCGGCTGGCATTCGGTGGGTTACCGGTTGGGCACGATGTTTTTCTGGGTCAATAAATCCTACTCGCGGGGGCGGGTGCAGGTGACGTCGCTGGATCCGTTGCAGGAACCGGATGTCCGTTTTTCGATGCTGTCCGAAGCACGCGACCTGCAGCGTTTGAAGCAGGCCGTACGCATGGGCGCCGAGACGTTGTCGGCACCGGGCCTGGATCCTCTGCGCACCGTGGTGTTTCCATCCAGCTACTCGCCCAGGGTGGCCAAGGTGGCGATGCCGGGGCGCTTCAATGCCCTGCAGCGCGGGGTGTTGAGCCTGCTGCTGGATATTGCCGGGCCGTTGCGCGGGTGGGTGGTGCGTGGCTTGGTGACCCAGGGGGTGACGCTGGACAAGCTGCTGGCCGACGATCGCGCATTGAGCGAATTCGTGCGAACCAATGTGGGTGGCACCTGGCATCCGTCGGGCACCTGCCGCATGGGCCGGTTGGACGATCCCCAGGCCGTGACCTTGGGCGATGGCCGAGTGATCGGCGTAACGGGGTTGCGGGTGTGCGATGCGTCGCTGATACCGGCGATTCCGTGCGCCAACACCAACGTGCCGACCATCATGATGGCCGAACGCATCGCGGATCTGATCAAGGCGGGGTGA
- a CDS encoding ABC transporter substrate-binding protein, which produces MKTLSFGSVLSLLYVAMACTTSAQAEQITFVSQGGVYQEAQTKAILDPAAKLLGITIKQDSVPDAWPMVKAQGETGKPVWDVIDTPPSNCIRGGREGLIEPLDLAKMPNVKGMPEAYRTPYSVAYEFYSSVLGYNTKSLKKVPQSWADFWNVKDFPGTRALRNDPMGTLEAALISDGVPRDKLYPLDVDRAYKRLAQIKPDIAVWWSSGGQSAQLLNDGEVDMLMIWNGRVGAVKKDNADVDFTYNDGILQNTQLCILKNAPNLAQAVKFVDTAVSPELQADLPKYIDYGPGNPAAFATGKLSAERGKELPSSPENAAKQALMSEEWWSSAEGIAAKDRWLKFVQ; this is translated from the coding sequence ATGAAAACCTTGTCTTTCGGTTCTGTCCTATCCCTGTTGTACGTAGCCATGGCGTGCACCACCAGCGCCCAGGCCGAGCAGATTACCTTCGTCTCCCAAGGTGGCGTGTACCAGGAAGCGCAGACCAAGGCCATCCTCGACCCCGCCGCCAAGTTGCTCGGCATCACCATCAAGCAGGACAGCGTTCCGGACGCATGGCCCATGGTCAAGGCCCAGGGCGAAACCGGCAAGCCGGTGTGGGACGTGATCGACACCCCACCTTCGAACTGCATCCGCGGCGGCCGCGAAGGCCTGATCGAACCGTTGGACCTGGCCAAGATGCCCAACGTCAAGGGCATGCCCGAAGCCTATCGCACGCCTTATTCGGTGGCCTACGAGTTCTATTCCTCGGTACTGGGCTACAACACCAAGTCTTTGAAGAAAGTGCCGCAGAGCTGGGCCGACTTCTGGAACGTCAAGGATTTCCCCGGCACTCGCGCTTTGCGCAACGACCCCATGGGCACCCTGGAAGCTGCGTTGATTTCCGATGGCGTGCCGCGCGACAAGCTCTATCCCCTGGACGTCGACCGCGCCTACAAACGCCTGGCCCAGATCAAGCCGGACATTGCCGTGTGGTGGAGTTCGGGCGGGCAATCGGCCCAGCTGCTCAACGACGGCGAAGTGGACATGCTGATGATCTGGAACGGCCGCGTGGGCGCGGTGAAGAAAGACAACGCCGATGTCGACTTCACCTACAACGATGGCATCTTGCAGAACACCCAGTTGTGCATCCTCAAGAACGCGCCGAACCTGGCCCAGGCGGTCAAGTTCGTCGACACCGCCGTGTCGCCCGAGCTGCAGGCCGACTTGCCCAAATACATCGACTACGGACCGGGCAACCCTGCTGCCTTCGCCACCGGCAAGCTCAGCGCCGAACGGGGCAAAGAGCTGCCCAGCTCGCCGGAAAACGCCGCCAAGCAGGCGCTGATGTCCGAAGAGTGGTGGTCGTCGGCCGAAGGCATTGCCGCCAAGGACCGCTGGTTGAAATTCGTCCAGTAA
- a CDS encoding LysR substrate-binding domain-containing protein: MSMIDDLSFFQQVATRASLTEVARHLGLSLPAVSKRLSQLEQRLGVQLLQRTTRRLSLTPEGVLYLEGGRPILRQLDELESALGTRQPTLHGRLRINATLGFGRRHLAQVVSAFARLHPELEVSLELSSQPMSLLDDQFDLGVFMGEPPDSRLIAVRLLENPRVLCGAPRYLEDMPAPTQVADLAAHNCIVLRQFGSDYAIWRFRKDGRDYAHKVTGTLSSNDGEVALGWALDGHGLILRSRWDVQTHLESGRLQALLTDHQAPQADVYAVYQQRRHTPQRIAAFVHYLREALGQRLPFAMVEHG; the protein is encoded by the coding sequence ATGAGCATGATCGATGACCTGAGCTTCTTTCAGCAGGTGGCCACCCGGGCCAGCTTGACCGAGGTGGCCCGGCACCTGGGCCTGTCGCTGCCCGCAGTGAGCAAGCGTCTGAGCCAGCTGGAGCAGCGCCTGGGCGTGCAGTTGCTGCAACGCACCACGCGACGCTTGTCGCTGACGCCTGAAGGCGTGCTGTACCTGGAAGGCGGGCGGCCGATCCTGCGCCAGCTCGATGAGCTGGAAAGCGCGCTGGGTACGCGTCAGCCGACTTTGCATGGCCGGTTGCGGATCAATGCCACCCTGGGCTTTGGCCGCAGGCACCTGGCCCAGGTGGTCTCGGCCTTTGCGCGCCTGCATCCTGAATTGGAAGTGTCCCTGGAGCTGAGCAGCCAGCCGATGAGTCTGCTCGACGATCAGTTCGACCTGGGCGTGTTCATGGGCGAGCCGCCCGACTCGCGCTTGATCGCTGTGCGCCTGCTGGAAAATCCGCGCGTGCTGTGCGGGGCGCCCAGATACCTTGAGGACATGCCTGCACCGACTCAGGTGGCCGATCTGGCGGCGCACAATTGCATCGTGCTGCGCCAGTTTGGTAGCGATTACGCCATCTGGCGCTTCCGCAAGGACGGCCGGGACTACGCGCACAAGGTCACCGGAACGCTGTCGAGCAATGACGGTGAAGTGGCGCTGGGCTGGGCGCTGGATGGCCATGGTTTGATCTTGAGGTCGCGCTGGGATGTGCAGACGCATCTGGAAAGTGGACGGTTGCAAGCGCTGTTGACCGACCATCAGGCGCCGCAGGCCGATGTGTACGCGGTGTACCAGCAAAGGCGCCACACGCCCCAGCGCATCGCCGCTTTCGTGCACTACCTGCGCGAAGCGCTTGGCCAACGATTGCCGTTCGCCATGGTGGAACACGGCTGA